A single region of the Vanacampus margaritifer isolate UIUO_Vmar chromosome 13, RoL_Vmar_1.0, whole genome shotgun sequence genome encodes:
- the ppat gene encoding amidophosphoribosyltransferase isoform X1: MEFEENGIGEECGVFGCVAAGEWPTQLEVAQVLTLGLVALQHRGQESAGVVTSDGASPPTYTTHKGMGLVSTAFPPEALLKLRYANLGICHTRYSTTGMSELQNCQPFVVDTLHGQIAVAHNGELVNALALRKKVMRHGVGLSTSSDSELITQLLAFTPPLEELDAPNWVARIKNLMTETPTSYSLLVMFKDVIYAVRDPYGNRPLCIGRVVPIFKLHNSGGGEADTEGWVVSSESCSFQSIGAKYYREVLPGEIVQISRHGVKSLSVVPRREGDLPAFCIFEYVYFARPDSIFEGQMVYTVRQRCGRQLAIEAPTDADVVSTVPESATPAALGYAQQSGLPYIEVLCKNRYVGRTFIQPNTRLRQLGVAKKFGALTDNFAGKRVVLVDDSIVRGNTISPIIKLLKEAGATEWIEPHSSASGPHQSGFSSHQVSLLHGHQHSHKRGTHRQQARVPGHRRIHRCRQRAVPDRRRVGDGGPEGDRLHAGQQNDRLHLQVRWQGGTLHRMSDGKVPGGAGVVNGCFPPSYSENGPLVTAAECFY; this comes from the exons GGGTCAGGAAAGCGCCGGGGTCGTTACAAGCGATGGTGCCAGTCCACCGACATACACAACCCACAAG ggcaTGGGCTTGGTGAGCACCGCTTTCCCCCCCGAGGCGCTCCTCAAGCTGCGTTACGCCAACCTCGGCATCTGTCACACGCGCTACTCCACCACCGGCATGTCGGAGCTGCAGAACTGCCAGCCCTTTGTGGTGGATACGCTGCACGGGCAGATAGCCGTGGCGCACAACGGGGAGCTGGTCAATGCGCTCGCTCTGCGGAAAAAG GTGATGCGTCACGGCGTGGGCCTGTCCACCAGCTCGGACAGCGAGCTCATCACCCAGCTGCTGGCCTTTACTCCGCCCCTGGAGGAGCTGGACGCACCCAACTGGGTCGCCAG GATTAAAAATCTGATGACGGAGACGCCGACGTCGTACTCGCTGTTGGTGATGTTCAAAGACGTCATTTACGCCGTGCGGGACCCCTACGGGAACAGACCCCTCTGCATCGGACGCGTGGTTCCCATCTTCAAACTGCACAACTCGG GTGGCGGCGAGGCGGACACCGAGGGCTGGGTCGTGTCATCAGAGTCGTGCAGCTTCCAGTCCATCGGCGCCAA GTATTACAGGGAGGTCCTCCCGGGAGAGATTGTCCAGATATCCCGACACGGAGTCAAGTCTTTGAGTGTGGTGCCTCGTCGCGAGGGCGACCTTCCTGCCTTCTGCATATTTGAATATGTTTACTTTGCCAGACCCGACTCCATTTTTGAAG GACAGATGGTCTATACCGTCAGACAGCGCTGCGGCCGACAGTTGGCCATCGAGGCTCCGACGGACGCGGACGTGGTCAGCACCGTACCCGAGTCGGCAACCCCGGCCGCACTAGGTTACGCCCAGCAG TCCGGCCTGCCCTACATCGAAGTTTTGTGCAAGAACCGCTACGTCGGGAGAACCTTCATCCAGCCCAACACTCGCCTGAGGCAGTTGGGCGTGGCCAAGAAGTTTGGCGCCCTGACGGACAACTTTGCGGGCAAGCGGGTCGTGCTGGTCGACGACTCCATCGTCAGGGGCAACACCATCTCGCCCATCATTAAACTACTGAAGGAGGCGGGCGCCACAGAG TGGATTGAGCCGCACTCCTCTGCGTCAGGTCCACATCAGAGTggcttctcctcccatcaaGTTTCCCTGTTACATGGGCATCAACATTCCCACAAAAGAGGAACTCATCGCCAACAAGCCCGAGTTCCAGGACATCGCCGGATACATCG GTGCCGACAGCGTGCAGTACCTGACCGTAGAAGGGTTGGTGACGGCGGTCCAGAAGGGGATCGCCTCCATGCAGGGCAACAAAATGATCGACTCCACTTGCAAGTCCGGTGGCAGGGTGGGACACTGCACCGCATGTCTGACGGGAAAGTACCCGGTGGAGCTGGAGTGGTAAACGGATGTTTCCCTCCATCTTACAGTGAAAACGGTCCTCTTGTTACCGCAGCTGAGTGCTTCTACTGA
- the ppat gene encoding amidophosphoribosyltransferase isoform X2 gives MEFEENGIGEECGVFGCVAAGEWPTQLEVAQVLTLGLVALQHRGQESAGVVTSDGASPPTYTTHKGMGLVSTAFPPEALLKLRYANLGICHTRYSTTGMSELQNCQPFVVDTLHGQIAVAHNGELVNALALRKKVMRHGVGLSTSSDSELITQLLAFTPPLEELDAPNWVARIKNLMTETPTSYSLLVMFKDVIYAVRDPYGNRPLCIGRVVPIFKLHNSGGGEADTEGWVVSSESCSFQSIGAKYYREVLPGEIVQISRHGVKSLSVVPRREGDLPAFCIFEYVYFARPDSIFEGQMVYTVRQRCGRQLAIEAPTDADVVSTVPESATPAALGYAQQSGLPYIEVLCKNRYVGRTFIQPNTRLRQLGVAKKFGALTDNFAGKRVVLVDDSIVRGNTISPIIKLLKEAGATEVHIRVASPPIKFPCYMGINIPTKEELIANKPEFQDIAGYIGADSVQYLTVEGLVTAVQKGIASMQGNKMIDSTCKSGGRVGHCTACLTGKYPVELEW, from the exons GGGTCAGGAAAGCGCCGGGGTCGTTACAAGCGATGGTGCCAGTCCACCGACATACACAACCCACAAG ggcaTGGGCTTGGTGAGCACCGCTTTCCCCCCCGAGGCGCTCCTCAAGCTGCGTTACGCCAACCTCGGCATCTGTCACACGCGCTACTCCACCACCGGCATGTCGGAGCTGCAGAACTGCCAGCCCTTTGTGGTGGATACGCTGCACGGGCAGATAGCCGTGGCGCACAACGGGGAGCTGGTCAATGCGCTCGCTCTGCGGAAAAAG GTGATGCGTCACGGCGTGGGCCTGTCCACCAGCTCGGACAGCGAGCTCATCACCCAGCTGCTGGCCTTTACTCCGCCCCTGGAGGAGCTGGACGCACCCAACTGGGTCGCCAG GATTAAAAATCTGATGACGGAGACGCCGACGTCGTACTCGCTGTTGGTGATGTTCAAAGACGTCATTTACGCCGTGCGGGACCCCTACGGGAACAGACCCCTCTGCATCGGACGCGTGGTTCCCATCTTCAAACTGCACAACTCGG GTGGCGGCGAGGCGGACACCGAGGGCTGGGTCGTGTCATCAGAGTCGTGCAGCTTCCAGTCCATCGGCGCCAA GTATTACAGGGAGGTCCTCCCGGGAGAGATTGTCCAGATATCCCGACACGGAGTCAAGTCTTTGAGTGTGGTGCCTCGTCGCGAGGGCGACCTTCCTGCCTTCTGCATATTTGAATATGTTTACTTTGCCAGACCCGACTCCATTTTTGAAG GACAGATGGTCTATACCGTCAGACAGCGCTGCGGCCGACAGTTGGCCATCGAGGCTCCGACGGACGCGGACGTGGTCAGCACCGTACCCGAGTCGGCAACCCCGGCCGCACTAGGTTACGCCCAGCAG TCCGGCCTGCCCTACATCGAAGTTTTGTGCAAGAACCGCTACGTCGGGAGAACCTTCATCCAGCCCAACACTCGCCTGAGGCAGTTGGGCGTGGCCAAGAAGTTTGGCGCCCTGACGGACAACTTTGCGGGCAAGCGGGTCGTGCTGGTCGACGACTCCATCGTCAGGGGCAACACCATCTCGCCCATCATTAAACTACTGAAGGAGGCGGGCGCCACAGAG GTCCACATCAGAGTggcttctcctcccatcaaGTTTCCCTGTTACATGGGCATCAACATTCCCACAAAAGAGGAACTCATCGCCAACAAGCCCGAGTTCCAGGACATCGCCGGATACATCG GTGCCGACAGCGTGCAGTACCTGACCGTAGAAGGGTTGGTGACGGCGGTCCAGAAGGGGATCGCCTCCATGCAGGGCAACAAAATGATCGACTCCACTTGCAAGTCCGGTGGCAGGGTGGGACACTGCACCGCATGTCTGACGGGAAAGTACCCGGTGGAGCTGGAGTGGTAA
- the LOC144062613 gene encoding uncharacterized protein LOC144062613 produces MDLDEVKKKITLNGLQYQQSLRRIIRKYSILYNENEAIEVDVNNTDTKTLEHYMKMYEEQMKAKESESSLDSREDALQLHNFSSISQLDQTQYDGRHDETRVSCQTFADEEDDDGVSNLRSQQSSLDSSQWSFPEFDVLPEDQDEELELALRSRGSSLSELYPSMIDQIGRAQHRWRVSEMGSSVLQKYRKWRLQSGKGNHNHRRITSRKAAKNPGSKCTSWLCPTSRDQTVLALEQSCILESPKSKRIDLNKTITVEKQLSFLAFSPSSASLGTLSELSPNSRRFAVSAARMQPSVCILSPSRFSGPSSDQSLRSKILFSAVAEEQPSSWIVSPSRSSGSSSDQSLITKRFFRSAAEEKASSCTLSPSRSSCSSSDQSLITKRFFRSAAGENASSCTLSPSRSSGLSLDHSLRSKSFFSSAAREQPAFGVVSPSRSSGSSSDQSLITKRLLRSAAGENASSCTLSPSRSSGLSLDHSLRSKSFFSSAAREQPAFGVVSPSRSSGSSSDQSLITKRLLRSAAGENTSSCMLSPSQSSCSSLDQSLLSKRLFSPVAEEQPSSWVVSPSRSSGPSLDQSLRSKRFFSPTAREQTSSVVLSPSRSPGPSLDQTLRSKRLALAVAQEQQQPSLCVLSPSQSPGPSTDQSLRSKRLFSPAAREQPSSGVLSPSLSPGPSLDQSPRSKRLALAAAQEQNQQSSWVLSPSRDFGPSLELSLGSKRLARSAAADEHQQLSSWQLSPSRSWSQSSKSLFPTADKFEEQPDVYGFPIRQSPLKVRMVNTEGLRRSPQAFPRSPNFADALGNSRSPAPPLRKLLTPQTLQPESILDDEFTEYYHKFVCQSKRFNEHPCRLCAGRAGARRRRRHHCSQTLAALALSPHCFKLGKRHRVLERNNLSCSEPKRHRNEMLRCPPDDEAPRSTSRGFSRRRLWEDSDQAHGLP; encoded by the exons ATGGATTTAGACGAAGTGAAGAAGAAAATCACCTTAAACGGCCTACAGTACCAGCAATCGCTGCGTCGAATTATACGCAAG tactcCATCCTGTACAATGAAAACGAGGCGATCGAAGTGGACGTCAATAACACCGATACAAAAA CCTTGGAACACTACATGAAGATGTATGAAGAGCAGATGAAGGCGAAGGAATCTGAG AGCTCGCTGGATTCAAGAGAGGATGCATTACAGT TGCACAATTTTTCCAGTATTTCACAG CTGGACCAAACGCAATACGATGGCCGACATGACGAAACTCGTGTTTCTTGCCAGACATTCGCtgatgaggaggatgatgatg GAGTGTCGAACCTGCGTTCCCAGCAGAGCTCGCTCGACAGCAGTCAGTGGAGCTTCCCTGAGTTTGACGTCCTCCCCGAGGACCAGGACGAGGAGCTGGAGTTGGCCCTGAGAAGTCGAGGCAGCAGTCTGTCGGAGCTCTACCCCAGCATGATCGATCAAATCGGGCGAGCGCAGCACCGGTGGCGCGTTTCCGAGATGGGGAGCAGCGTCCTCCAGAAGTACCGCAAGTGGCGACTGCAGTCCGGCAAAGGCAACCACAACCACAGACGAATCACGAGCAGGAAAGCGGCAAAGAATCCAGGATCCAAATGTACCAGCTGGCTCTGCCCCACTTCAAGGGATCAAACCGTTCTGGCCTTGGAACAGTCTTGTATTCTAGAATCTCCTAAATCTAAACGAATCGACCTGAATAAGACCATCACCGTGGAAAAACAACTATCATTCCTTGCCTTCAGTCCTTCCAGTGCCTCCTTAGGGACTTTGTCGGAACTGTCCCCAAATTCCAGAAGATTTGCCGTCTCTGCTGCCAGAATGCAGCCATCTGTGTGCATTCTCAGTCCTTCACGGTTTTCTGGTCCTTCCTCCGATCAGTCCCTGAGgtccaaaatactttttagtGCTGTTGCTGAAGAGCAGCCGTCCTCGTGGATTGTCAGTCCCTCGCGGTCTTCTGGTTCCTCTTCAGACCAGTCCCTGATAACCAAAAGGTTTTTTAGGTCTGCTGCTGAAGAAAAGGCATCCTCATGCACGCTCAGTCCCTCACGGTCTTCTTGTTCCTCCTCAGACCAGTCCCTGATAACCAAAAGGTTTTTTAGGTCTGCTGCCGGAGAAAATGCATCCTCATGCACGCTCAGTCCCTCGCGGTCTTCTGGACTCTCCTTGGACCATTCCCTGAGATCCAAAAGTTTTTTTAGTTCTGCTGCCAGAGAGCAGCCAGCCTTCGGGGTTGTCAGTCCCTCGCGGTCTTCTGGTTCCTCCTCGGACCAGTCCCTGATAACCAAAAGGCTTTTAAGGTCTGCTGCCGGAGAAAATGCATCCTCATGCACGCTCAGTCCCTCGCGGTCTTCTGGACTCTCCTTGGACCATTCCCTGAGATCTAAAAGTTTTTTTAGTTCTGCTGCCAGAGAGCAGCCAGCCTTCGGGGTTGTCAGTCCCTCGCGGTCTTCTGGTTCCTCCTCGGACCAGTCCCTGATAACCAAAAGGCTTTTAAGGTCTGCTGCTGGAGAAAATACATCCTCATGCATGCTCAGTCCCTCACAGTCTTCTTGTTCCTCCTTGGACCAGTCCCTGTTATCCAAAAGGCTTTTTAGTCCTGTTGCTGAAGAGCAGCCATCCTCGTGGGTTGTCAGTCCCTCACGGTCTTCTGGACCCTCCTTGGACCAGTCCCTGAGATCCAAAAGGTTTTTTAGTCCTACTGCCAGAGAGCAAACATCCTCCGTGGTCCTGAGTCCTTCACGGTCTCCTGGTCCCTCGTTGGACCAGACCCTGAGGTCTAAAAGGCTGGCTCTCGCTGTTGCCCAAGAACAACAGCAGCCATCTTTGTGCGTCCTCAGTCCTTCGCAGTCTCCTGGACCGTCTACGGACCAGTCCTTGAGGTCCAAAAGACTTTTTAGTCCTGCCGCCAGGGAGCAGCCATCCTCCGGGGTTCTTAGTCCTTCACTGTCTCCTGGACCCTCGTTGGACCAGTCCCCGAGGTCCAAAAGGCTGGCTCTCGCTGCTGCCCAAGAACAGAATCAGCAATCCTCGTGGGTCCTGAGTCCATCTCGCGATTTTGGTCCTTCCTTGGAACTTTCACTGGGGTCTAAAAGGCTCGCTCGCTCTGCCGCCGCCGATGAACATCAGCAGCTGTCCTCGTGGCAACTCAGCCCCTCGCGGTCTTGGTCTCAGAGTTCCAAAAGTCTTTTCCCCACTGCtgacaaatttgaagagcaaccTGATGTTTATGGTTTCCCAATCAGGCAGAGTCCATTAAAAGTGAGGATGGTGAACACGGAAGGCCTGAGAAGATCTCCTCAGGCCTTCCCCAGAAGCCCCAACTTTGCAGATGCGCTCGGCAACTCCAGGTCCCCGGCTCCCCCGCTCCGAAAACTTCTTACGCCCCAGACGCTTCAACCCGAGTCCATCTTAGACGACGAGTTCACGGAGTACTACCACAAGTTTGTGTGTCAAAGCAAACGATTCAACGAGCACCCCTGCCGACTGTGCGCCGGGCGCGCCGgggcccgccgccgccgccggcatCATTGCTCCCAAACACTGGCGGCACTGGCTTTGTCACCCCATTGCTTCAAGCTGGGGAAGCGCCACCGGGTGTTGGAACGCAACAACTTGTCCTGCTCCGAGCCCAAGCGGCACAGGAACGAGATGCTGAGGTGCCCGCCTGACGACGAGGCTCCTCGTAGCACGTCTCGAGGTTTCAGCAGGCGGCGGCTGTGGGAAGATTCCGATCAGGCGCATGGCTTGCCGTAG